In the genome of Candidatus Eisenbacteria bacterium, the window TTCGGCACGGTGGAGGACAGCACCGGGCTGTGACCGTCCTCGTGCTGCAGGCCCTCGCCATTCAGGGTCGTGCGGCCGGCCGTCGCGCCCAGCATGAAGCCGCGGCCGCGCGCATCACCGAACGCCCACGAGAAGTCGCCGGTGCGCTGCAGCCCGAACATCGAGTAGAAGATGTAGAACGGAATCATCGGCTCGCCGTGCGTCGCGTAGCTGGTACCGGCGGCCGTGAACGAGGCCATCGAGCCCGCCTCGGTGATGCCTTCCTCGAGCAGCTGGCCGTCGACCTTCTCGAGGTACGAGAGCACCAGCTTGGAATCCACCGGCTCGTACTTCTGACCGAACGCGGCGTAGATCCCGATCTCGCGGAACAGCACCTCGAGGCCGAAGGTGCGCGCCTCGTCGGGAATGATCGGCACCACGCGGCGGCCCCAGTTCGCGTCGCGCACCAGATTGCGCAGCAGCTTGGCGAACACCATGGTGGTCGAGACCGCCTGGTCCTCGCGAGTGCCGGTGAAGAACTCGGTGAACACCTTGTCCTGTGGCGCCGGCAGCGGCCGGGCACGCACGACGCGGCGCGGCGCGCTGCCACCGAGGGCGCGACGGCGTTCGAGCAGGTACTCCACTTCGGCGCTCGAGGCGCCGGGATGGAAGTAGGGCGGGTCGGCGAGCTTCTTGTCGGGAATCGAGAGCTCGAGGCGGTCGCGAAACTTCTTGAGCTCCTCGACGTCCAGCTTCTTCATCTGGTGCGAGATATTGCGCGCCTCCGCACCGGTGCCGAGCGTCCAGCCCTTCACGGTCTTGGCGAGAATGACGGTCGGGCGACCGCGGCTGTTCGTCGCCGCATGGTACGCGGCGTAGATCTTCCGGTAGTCGTGACCGCCGCGCCTCAGGCGCTTGATCGCGTCGTCGTCCATGTCCGAAACCATCTCGAGCAGCCGCGGGTCGGCGCCGAAGAAGTGCTCACGGATATAGCCGCCGGACTCGACAATGTACTTCTGCCAGTCGCCGTCGACCGTCTCGTTCATGCGATCGACGAGCGCCCCTTCGACGTCACGCGCCAGCAGCGGGTCCCACTCGCTCGCCCAGATCACCTTGATCACGTTCCAGCCGCAGCCGGTGAACAGGGCCTCGAGCTCCTGGATGATCTTGCCGTTGCCACGTACCGGCCCGTCGAGTCGCTGCAGATTGCAGTTGATGACGAAGGTCAGGTTGTCGAGTCCATCGGTGCCTGCGAGCCGCAGCGCTCCGGTCGCCTCGGGCTCGTCCATCTCCCCGTCGCCCAGATACGCCCACACCCGCTGATTCGAAGTGTCTTTGAATCCGCGCGCATGCAGATACCGATTGAAACGCGCCTGATAGATCGCATTGATCGGCCCGAGACCCATCGAAACGGTCGGGAACTCCCAGAATTCCGGCATCAGGCGTGGGTGCGGATACGACGAAAGACCCTGTCCGGGCCTGGATTCGCGGCGGAAGTGCTCGAGCTGCGACTCCGTCAGGCGCCCCTCGAGAAACGCCCGCGCGTAGATGCCGGGCGCAGCGTGGCCCTGGAAGAAGATCTGGTCGCCGCCGCCCGCCGCATCCTTGCCCTGGAAGAAGTGGTTGAAGCCGACCTCGTAGAGGCTGGCGCTCGAGGCGTAGGTCGAGAGGTGGCCGCCGATGCCGGCGTGATGCTTGTTTGCGCGCAACACCATCACCGCCGCGTTCCAGCGAATGATGCGGCGGATGCGCAGCTCCATGCTCTCGTCGCCGGGAAACGGAGGTTCCTGCTCGGGCGAGATCGTGTTGATGTAACGCGACTGCACCAGCCCTGGAATGCCGACCTTGAGCTGACGCGCGTAGCGCAGAACCCGTCGCAACAGGAACTCGGCGCGCTCGGGTCCCTGATTGCGCACGATGTCGTCGAGTGCCCCCAGCCACTCCGCGGTTTCCTGCGGATCGGCGTCGGGGAGGTGGCGCTTGAAGCCGGCGAGCAGGTTGAGGAAGTAGCGCTCGCTCTCGCGGCGATCGGTGCGCGTCGGAGGGTTCTGCACGGTGCTCATAGCGCGCGCAGCATAGCGCATCGCGCGCGCGTGCTAGAATCCGCCGCCTCGCGCGGCGCACATTCCCGATTCCGTGGAGGTTTCCCCCGCATGTCGGTTTCATCCGTTCCATCGACGACCTTGTACCCGGCGCGCGCTGGTGCCGCGCCGCTCACCGCCGAGTCGTTGTGGGCGCTGCCTCGCGTCGGTGCGCCGGTTGCCGCACCCGACGGCTCCTTCCTCGTCGCTCCGGTCACCCGCTTCGAACTGGAGCGCAACTCGGGCCGCACGCGCCTGTGGCGGATTCCGACCGGCGGTGGTGAACCGGTGCCGCTTACCTCGCCCGAAGTTTCGAGCGGGGAGCCCGCGCTGTCGCCCGATGGGCGGCGTCTCGCGTTCACCCGCAAGCTCGACGGCGGTCGCGCTCAGGTGTGGGTCATGCCGCTCGACGGCGGCGAGGCGCAGAAGGTGACCGAGTTGCCACTCGGCGCGAGCGATCCGCTGTGGCTGCCCGACGGCTCGGGGCTGCTGTGCGCGTCGCAACTGATCGCCGGGCACCTGACGATCGAGGCGACGCGCGCGGAAGCCGAACGGCGCGACAAGGATCCGGTCAAGGCGCACGTCACCGAAGAACGCGTCTACCGCTACTGGGACACGTGGCTCACGACCGGGGAAGTCATGCATCTGTTCGTGATCGATCTGGTGACCGGCAGCGTCCGCGATCTCACTCCGGCCTCGACGCTGTGGTTCGACTGGATGGAACCCGCAGGGCAGTACGACGTTTCGCCGGATGGCGCCGAGGTCGCATTCAGTGCGCTCTCCTTCGACCCCGCGCGCCAGCTGGTGCGAAGCGCGCTGTTTACCGTGCCGGTTGCCGGTGG includes:
- the aceE gene encoding pyruvate dehydrogenase (acetyl-transferring), homodimeric type; this encodes MSTVQNPPTRTDRRESERYFLNLLAGFKRHLPDADPQETAEWLGALDDIVRNQGPERAEFLLRRVLRYARQLKVGIPGLVQSRYINTISPEQEPPFPGDESMELRIRRIIRWNAAVMVLRANKHHAGIGGHLSTYASSASLYEVGFNHFFQGKDAAGGGDQIFFQGHAAPGIYARAFLEGRLTESQLEHFRRESRPGQGLSSYPHPRLMPEFWEFPTVSMGLGPINAIYQARFNRYLHARGFKDTSNQRVWAYLGDGEMDEPEATGALRLAGTDGLDNLTFVINCNLQRLDGPVRGNGKIIQELEALFTGCGWNVIKVIWASEWDPLLARDVEGALVDRMNETVDGDWQKYIVESGGYIREHFFGADPRLLEMVSDMDDDAIKRLRRGGHDYRKIYAAYHAATNSRGRPTVILAKTVKGWTLGTGAEARNISHQMKKLDVEELKKFRDRLELSIPDKKLADPPYFHPGASSAEVEYLLERRRALGGSAPRRVVRARPLPAPQDKVFTEFFTGTREDQAVSTTMVFAKLLRNLVRDANWGRRVVPIIPDEARTFGLEVLFREIGIYAAFGQKYEPVDSKLVLSYLEKVDGQLLEEGITEAGSMASFTAAGTSYATHGEPMIPFYIFYSMFGLQRTGDFSWAFGDARGRGFMLGATAGRTTLNGEGLQHEDGHSPVLSSTVPNLLTYDPAYAYELATIIRDGLTRMYVNGEDVFYYLTLYNQDYPMPSMPSGCEDGILKGLYLYRSAVQQAKHRAQLLGSGVMMPEALRAQEMLATGFDVAADVWSVTSYGQLRNEALDCERWNRLHPGDKARVPYVTRTLADSSGPIVAVTDYMKSVPDMISRWVPHSFLPLGTDGFGRSDTRQALRRHFETDAEHVVVAVLSELLREGRIAAGVVERAIREYGFDTESAEPRVR